Proteins encoded together in one Defluviitalea raffinosedens window:
- the rsmB gene encoding 16S rRNA (cytosine(967)-C(5))-methyltransferase RsmB, translating to MTKLNPREIAVKILCEINDDQAYSNFSLQEHFSQYTHLNTLDKAFITEMVNGTVRHMSHIDYVINQFSITKTNKMKPLILSILRVGVYQILFMSKVPVSAACNEAVKIAKKRGLGGLSGFVNGVLRTIARNMNNISYPDRSKNPIEYICVKYSYPKWIIRYWLEYYSIDFIEELCSASNKNPQITVRCNLLRTNKDTLMELLAKENVKVSPGVFLPEAIHISQTSAINDLASFNQGLFQVQDESSMLVGHILDPKPGEKILDVCAAPGGKATHCGELMNNQGQIFARDIHEHKLTLIRNSAKRLGIEIITTELYDATILDKEKVCQMDRVMIDAPCSGLGIIRKKPDIKWKKSSKDIDELVSIQRKILSVCSQYVKPGGVLIYSTCTISEKENLENINWFIQNFDFDLDTVEPYIPETLYCDTSKKGYIQLFPNVHNCDGFFIARLKRKR from the coding sequence ATGACAAAATTAAACCCCAGAGAAATTGCTGTAAAGATCCTATGTGAAATCAATGACGATCAGGCATATAGCAATTTTTCTCTCCAAGAACATTTTTCTCAGTATACTCATTTAAATACATTGGATAAAGCCTTTATTACAGAAATGGTCAATGGAACGGTTAGACATATGAGTCACATTGATTATGTGATCAACCAGTTTTCCATTACAAAAACAAATAAAATGAAGCCTTTGATTTTAAGCATTCTCCGAGTGGGAGTTTATCAGATTTTATTTATGTCAAAAGTGCCAGTTTCAGCTGCCTGTAACGAAGCAGTAAAAATTGCAAAAAAAAGAGGATTAGGCGGGTTATCTGGTTTTGTTAACGGCGTTTTAAGGACTATAGCAAGAAATATGAATAATATTTCTTACCCTGATCGAAGCAAAAATCCCATAGAATATATATGTGTAAAATATTCTTACCCCAAATGGATTATAAGGTACTGGCTGGAATATTATTCTATTGATTTTATTGAAGAATTATGCAGTGCCTCCAATAAAAATCCCCAAATTACTGTCCGATGTAATCTTTTACGGACCAATAAAGATACATTGATGGAGTTATTGGCAAAAGAGAATGTTAAGGTATCCCCTGGTGTTTTCTTACCGGAAGCTATTCATATTTCGCAGACTTCTGCAATTAATGATTTGGCTTCATTTAATCAGGGATTATTTCAAGTACAGGATGAAAGTTCCATGTTAGTTGGACATATTCTTGATCCAAAGCCGGGAGAAAAGATTCTTGATGTGTGTGCAGCACCTGGAGGCAAAGCGACCCATTGCGGAGAATTAATGAATAATCAGGGACAAATTTTTGCCAGGGACATTCATGAACATAAATTGACTTTAATAAGAAATTCTGCTAAAAGACTGGGTATTGAGATCATTACAACAGAACTTTATGATGCAACAATTTTGGATAAGGAAAAAGTATGCCAAATGGACAGAGTGATGATAGATGCTCCGTGCTCAGGACTTGGTATTATTCGCAAAAAGCCGGATATAAAGTGGAAAAAGTCCAGTAAGGATATTGATGAATTGGTTAGTATTCAAAGAAAAATATTATCTGTGTGTTCACAATATGTTAAACCTGGAGGCGTTTTAATATATAGTACATGCACTATTTCAGAAAAGGAAAACTTAGAAAATATCAACTGGTTTATCCAAAACTTTGATTTTGATTTGGATACTGTTGAACCCTATATTCCTGAAACGCTTTATTGTGATACATCCAAAAAGGGGTATATTCAATTGTTTCCGAATGTTCACAACTGCGATGGCTTTTTTATTGCCCGATTGAAGCGAAAGAGGTAA
- a CDS encoding zinc metallopeptidase has product MLPGMYIEPSYIFLVVPAILLTMYAQSKVNTTFNKYLRVASISGYTGAEAARAILHSAGIYDVQVEMIPGQLTDHYDPRSKTLRLSSTVYNSHSIAAIGVAAHEVGHAIQHNKGYMFLTIRNTIVPVVNIGSQMAMPLIVLGLIFSSFLVNLGILLFSGIVLFQLITLPVEFNASRRAISILENEGFLAANEIGPAKKVLSAAALTYVASAAVAIANLLHLITVFGGRRDD; this is encoded by the coding sequence ATGTTACCAGGAATGTATATCGAGCCTTCATATATTTTTCTTGTTGTCCCGGCTATATTATTGACCATGTATGCTCAATCAAAGGTTAATACTACGTTTAATAAATATTTGAGGGTTGCAAGCATAAGCGGTTATACCGGGGCAGAAGCAGCAAGAGCTATATTGCATTCTGCCGGAATTTATGACGTTCAAGTTGAGATGATTCCCGGACAATTAACGGACCATTATGATCCAAGAAGTAAAACCTTAAGATTATCAAGTACCGTATATAATAGTCATAGTATTGCTGCTATAGGCGTAGCAGCCCATGAAGTAGGTCATGCCATTCAGCATAATAAGGGATATATGTTTTTAACCATAAGAAATACCATTGTTCCTGTTGTCAATATCGGTTCCCAAATGGCGATGCCTTTAATTGTGTTAGGGCTTATTTTTTCTTCATTCCTAGTCAATTTAGGAATACTTTTATTTTCGGGAATTGTTCTTTTCCAATTAATAACTTTACCGGTTGAATTTAATGCTTCAAGAAGAGCAATAAGCATATTAGAAAATGAAGGATTTTTAGCAGCTAATGAAATTGGTCCTGCGAAAAAAGTACTTAGCGCAGCAGCTCTTACCTATGTTGCATCAGCAGCTGTTGCCATAGCGAACTTATTGCATCTTATAACCGTATTTGGTGGACGAAGAGATGATTAA
- a CDS encoding DUF116 domain-containing protein — protein sequence MDIWVKQFTKILVATTIFFLGICIILLTAYKLIPIYFYKLLFSLLTLFFLIIGIIFISASIFLIAVYKRGKVFIFSPQMLLSTLRWMYPLALAIVNFFHANKSIVNQFFIYMNNICVDSMKLRGTSEDILILIPHCVQNSQCGIKITSNLLACKECNQCKIVDLKHLKEQFNCKIAIATGGTLARKAVVETHPKYVIAVACERDLVNGILDVNTIPIYGILNQLPNGPCFNTTINVQEIEDVIIRYIDVNNKE from the coding sequence GTGGATATATGGGTAAAGCAATTTACTAAAATACTTGTGGCAACTACCATTTTTTTCTTAGGTATTTGCATTATTTTATTAACTGCTTATAAGCTTATTCCGATTTATTTTTATAAATTACTGTTTTCCTTATTAACTTTATTCTTTTTAATAATAGGCATCATTTTTATTTCAGCATCTATTTTTCTGATTGCAGTTTATAAAAGAGGGAAGGTATTTATATTTTCTCCCCAAATGTTGCTTTCTACTCTTAGATGGATGTATCCTCTGGCTTTAGCTATAGTAAACTTTTTTCATGCAAATAAAAGTATTGTTAATCAATTTTTTATTTATATGAATAATATTTGTGTTGATTCCATGAAGCTAAGAGGAACTTCTGAGGACATACTGATTTTAATACCTCATTGCGTTCAGAATTCACAATGCGGTATTAAAATTACATCTAATCTTTTAGCTTGTAAAGAATGCAACCAATGTAAAATAGTTGATTTAAAACACTTAAAAGAGCAATTCAATTGCAAAATAGCCATTGCTACGGGAGGGACTTTGGCGAGAAAAGCGGTAGTGGAAACGCATCCCAAATATGTTATCGCTGTTGCCTGTGAAAGAGATTTGGTGAATGGAATTCTTGATGTAAACACTATACCTATTTATGGTATTTTAAATCAGCTTCCCAATGGTCCATGTTTCAATACGACTATAAATGTGCAAGAGATTGAGGATGTTATAATAAGATATATTGATGTAAATAATAAGGAGTGA
- the fmt gene encoding methionyl-tRNA formyltransferase, which produces MKVVFMGTPDFAVPCLQKLIDEKYYIAAVVTQPDRPKGRGKKMVAPPVKELAEKYNIPVFQPEKVRSPEFIEVLRSIAPDLIVVIAFGQILPKEILDIPTYGCINVHGSLLPKYRGAAPIQWAIINGEKITGVTTMFMDEGMDTGDMILKKEIFIEPEYTAGDLHNIMAPVGAELLKETLNELIRGNIKREKQDENEATYAPMLKKENGLIDWSQPSYKIVNLIRGLSPWPSAYTFYKDQMIKIWKAEVYDKIYEFNAIGEIVEVIKNKGLIVKTGDSSLLITEIQAPNGKRMTVEEYLRGHDIEQNIILGSHF; this is translated from the coding sequence ATGAAAGTTGTTTTTATGGGAACACCAGATTTTGCTGTTCCTTGTCTGCAAAAACTAATTGATGAAAAATATTATATCGCTGCTGTAGTAACTCAGCCTGACAGACCCAAAGGAAGAGGGAAAAAGATGGTTGCTCCTCCAGTAAAGGAGTTAGCAGAAAAATATAATATTCCGGTATTTCAGCCAGAAAAAGTAAGAAGTCCTGAATTTATTGAAGTTCTCCGATCTATCGCACCGGATTTGATTGTTGTCATCGCCTTTGGGCAAATTCTTCCGAAAGAGATTTTAGACATCCCAACATACGGTTGCATAAATGTTCATGGTTCTTTACTTCCTAAATATCGTGGAGCTGCACCTATTCAGTGGGCAATAATCAATGGAGAAAAGATTACCGGTGTAACGACGATGTTTATGGACGAAGGAATGGATACAGGAGATATGATTTTAAAGAAAGAAATTTTCATAGAACCTGAATATACGGCAGGAGATCTTCATAATATCATGGCCCCTGTCGGCGCAGAACTTTTAAAAGAAACATTGAATGAACTGATCAGAGGAAACATAAAGAGAGAAAAGCAAGATGAAAACGAAGCTACATATGCACCAATGCTGAAAAAAGAAAATGGATTAATTGATTGGTCCCAGCCTTCATATAAAATCGTTAATTTGATCAGAGGATTATCTCCTTGGCCCAGTGCTTACACATTTTATAAAGACCAGATGATTAAGATATGGAAAGCTGAGGTTTACGATAAAATTTATGAATTTAATGCCATAGGAGAAATTGTAGAAGTTATAAAGAATAAAGGTTTGATCGTTAAAACGGGAGATTCTAGTCTTCTTATTACTGAAATACAGGCGCCCAATGGCAAGCGAATGACAGTAGAAGAATATTTAAGAGGCCATGACATAGAACAAAATATTATTTTGGGGTCCCATTTCTAG
- the def gene encoding peptide deformylase: protein MALRQIRKDGDEILRKKSKEVKEITPSILTLLDDMAETMYHAEGVGLAAPQVGVLKRIVVIDVGDGIIELINPEIIEEEGEQIGAEGCLSIPGLSGEVKRPQRVKVKALNRHGEEIILEGEGLLAVAFCHEIDHLNGVLFTDKVIRYVNE, encoded by the coding sequence ATGGCGTTAAGACAAATTAGAAAAGATGGGGACGAAATTTTAAGGAAAAAATCTAAAGAAGTAAAAGAAATTACCCCATCAATATTAACTTTATTAGACGATATGGCAGAAACAATGTATCATGCAGAAGGCGTAGGGCTTGCAGCACCTCAGGTAGGTGTTTTAAAAAGAATAGTTGTTATAGATGTAGGAGACGGAATCATTGAATTGATTAATCCGGAAATTATCGAAGAAGAAGGAGAGCAAATTGGTGCAGAAGGATGCTTAAGCATTCCAGGTTTATCAGGAGAGGTTAAACGTCCCCAAAGAGTAAAAGTAAAAGCTTTAAACAGACATGGCGAAGAAATTATTCTGGAAGGCGAAGGTCTTCTTGCAGTAGCTTTTTGCCATGAAATAGATCATTTAAACGGAGTATTGTTTACTGATAAAGTGATTCGCTATGTGAATGAATAG
- the priA gene encoding primosomal protein N' produces MKYWIYKNTHKGVFVKVKGEKMIAEVIIGISHESLDKIFHYIIPETMENEIEIGIRVLVPFGKGNKKVEGFVIGLCNTTSIDSNKLKEIYSIVDQVPFFDEHLLELAKWMKEYYGCRMIDCLRTIMPSSMKIKSEYFIRIAPQLRETGLLDFKRRSKEETEILSFLMSRQKYILLEDVYDIFGKESSKYIKKLSKEGIIEIQEEDKIKELSYTIKYISINKDLDLEELEDIVELYQSKKNYHAQARILSMLMINDWIPVNELKKALQVSNSSILSLANKNIVQIEEVEIHKDPYSHMDFKSAKPLLPTQEQKNVIQYIISKLDHSKGDSILIHGITGSGKTEIYLQLIEEVIKRGGQSIVLVPEISLTPQTVERFKGRFGDQVAVTHSKLSLRERYDQWKKAKEGKVSVMIGPRSAVFTPFTSLKLIILDEEHENTYKSEISPKFHARDVARKRCEMVGGVCVVASATPSLESYFECEQGKMELLTLSHRANESKLPSVEIIDMRKELELGNRSIFSVALKEEIEKNLKNKEQTILFLNRRGFSNFVSCRKCGYVLKCKNCSISYTYHAYNRSIQCHYCGDKLKVPSICPQCGSSHIRYFGVGTERVESEVKKHFPDARVLRMDLDTAKGKYGYEKILDQFKSHKADILIGTQMIAKGHDFPNVTLVGILAADLTLHLQDFRSAERTFQLITQVSGRAGRGELPGRVLVQTYDPSHYSIETAKDHDYMSFYQKEIELRKQLNYPPFTHIFLILITGTNEKLVISSAYKLMEIMKYLNKKDKFELFGPVPAILSKIKNKYRWRIIVKCDDRDLLMKYSFYCISKFRSILNTQEIQIQSDIDPLMMY; encoded by the coding sequence ATGAAGTATTGGATTTACAAAAACACCCATAAGGGTGTTTTTGTTAAAGTAAAGGGTGAAAAAATGATTGCAGAAGTGATCATAGGAATTTCTCATGAAAGCCTGGATAAAATATTTCATTACATCATTCCTGAAACTATGGAAAATGAAATTGAGATAGGCATAAGAGTTTTGGTTCCTTTTGGAAAGGGTAATAAAAAAGTTGAAGGTTTCGTAATTGGACTATGCAATACAACATCCATTGATTCTAATAAATTGAAAGAAATTTATTCCATAGTAGATCAAGTACCATTTTTTGATGAACATTTACTCGAGTTGGCAAAGTGGATGAAAGAGTACTATGGCTGCAGGATGATTGACTGCCTCCGTACTATAATGCCTTCCAGCATGAAAATCAAAAGTGAATATTTTATAAGAATAGCTCCTCAGTTGAGAGAAACTGGTTTGTTGGATTTTAAAAGAAGAAGTAAAGAAGAAACAGAAATCCTTTCTTTTTTAATGAGCCGGCAAAAATATATTCTCTTAGAAGATGTTTATGATATATTTGGAAAAGAATCAAGCAAATATATCAAAAAACTCTCTAAAGAAGGAATTATTGAGATACAAGAAGAAGATAAGATTAAGGAATTGAGTTATACGATTAAATATATTTCTATTAATAAAGATTTGGATTTAGAAGAGTTAGAAGATATTGTAGAGCTCTATCAAAGTAAGAAAAACTATCATGCACAAGCAAGAATATTATCCATGCTGATGATCAATGATTGGATACCGGTAAATGAACTCAAAAAAGCTCTTCAAGTCTCAAATTCTTCAATACTGTCTTTAGCGAATAAAAACATTGTTCAAATTGAGGAAGTAGAAATTCATAAAGATCCATATAGTCATATGGATTTTAAATCAGCAAAGCCTCTTCTTCCTACTCAAGAACAGAAAAATGTGATACAATATATCATAAGTAAATTGGATCATTCAAAAGGAGATTCAATTCTCATTCATGGAATCACAGGAAGCGGAAAAACAGAAATATATCTTCAATTGATAGAAGAAGTGATCAAAAGAGGCGGACAGTCCATTGTACTTGTCCCGGAGATATCATTGACTCCTCAAACGGTTGAAAGATTTAAAGGACGTTTTGGAGACCAGGTTGCTGTTACTCACAGTAAACTTTCTTTAAGGGAAAGATATGACCAGTGGAAAAAGGCAAAAGAAGGCAAAGTATCAGTTATGATCGGGCCAAGATCGGCTGTATTTACTCCTTTTACATCATTAAAACTTATTATATTGGATGAGGAACATGAAAATACCTATAAATCAGAAATATCTCCCAAATTTCATGCCCGGGATGTTGCAAGAAAAAGATGCGAAATGGTTGGAGGCGTATGTGTGGTAGCTTCTGCAACGCCATCTTTGGAGTCATATTTTGAATGTGAACAGGGAAAGATGGAACTCTTAACTTTAAGTCATCGTGCAAATGAAAGTAAACTTCCGTCAGTAGAGATCATCGATATGAGGAAAGAACTGGAATTAGGCAACAGATCTATTTTTAGTGTTGCTTTAAAGGAAGAAATTGAAAAAAACCTTAAAAATAAAGAACAGACTATACTATTTTTAAATAGAAGAGGTTTTTCAAATTTTGTTTCCTGCAGAAAATGTGGATATGTATTGAAATGCAAGAATTGTAGCATTTCATACACCTACCATGCATATAATCGCTCTATTCAATGCCATTATTGTGGAGATAAACTGAAGGTTCCATCTATATGTCCCCAGTGTGGTTCATCCCATATACGATATTTTGGTGTGGGAACGGAAAGAGTAGAGAGTGAGGTAAAAAAACACTTTCCTGATGCCAGGGTGTTAAGGATGGACTTAGACACAGCAAAAGGTAAATATGGATATGAAAAAATATTGGATCAGTTTAAATCTCATAAGGCAGATATCTTGATCGGAACACAAATGATTGCGAAGGGACATGATTTTCCCAATGTGACGTTGGTTGGAATCCTGGCTGCAGATTTAACTCTCCATCTTCAGGATTTTCGTTCTGCAGAAAGAACTTTTCAGCTTATTACACAAGTAAGCGGAAGAGCCGGGAGAGGAGAACTTCCCGGAAGAGTACTGGTTCAAACCTATGATCCTAGTCATTACAGCATTGAAACAGCAAAAGATCATGATTATATGTCCTTTTATCAAAAGGAGATAGAGTTAAGAAAGCAACTTAATTATCCTCCTTTTACACATATTTTTTTGATCCTTATAACCGGTACTAACGAAAAACTTGTTATTTCCAGTGCTTATAAGCTTATGGAAATTATGAAATACTTGAATAAGAAGGATAAATTTGAGTTGTTCGGACCTGTCCCTGCAATTTTATCCAAGATAAAAAATAAATACCGCTGGAGAATTATTGTAAAATGTGATGACAGAGATCTTCTAATGAAATATAGTTTTTACTGCATCAGCAAATTTAGAAGTATTTTAAATACCCAAGAAATACAGATTCAATCAGACATAGATCCATTGATGATGTATTAA
- the coaBC gene encoding bifunctional phosphopantothenoylcysteine decarboxylase/phosphopantothenate--cysteine ligase CoaBC, translating to MSKKTVILGVTGGIAAYKSCEIVSRLIKQDINVQVVMTKSAQEFVRPLVFQSLSNQPVITDMFEKPSSWDIEHISLAQKADLFLIAPATANIIGKVANGIADDMLSTTIMATKAPVVFAPAMNTAMYLNKIVQKNIRTLKELGYYFINPSEGRLACGDVGIGKLADVDVIIEEVQQILNSRQMDYKGKNLIVTAGPTRESIDPVRYISNHSTGKMGYAIAEAAIKRGANVTLITGPTHLTPPPSCNVIHVTTTEEMYHKVLEYFDSCDIVIKAAAPSDYRPKTVQPTKIKKSDKAMTIEFVSNPDILKELGKKKKHQILVGFAAESDHELKYGKEKLEKKNLDMICINNILKDHVGFGHDTNQIEIVKKSGEQRMLPLMTKIELAHKILDEVLDLQKHP from the coding sequence ATGAGTAAAAAAACAGTTATCCTGGGCGTCACAGGTGGAATTGCTGCTTATAAATCTTGCGAGATCGTCAGTCGTCTAATCAAACAGGATATAAATGTTCAGGTTGTAATGACTAAATCAGCTCAAGAGTTTGTTAGACCTTTAGTATTTCAGTCTCTGTCAAATCAGCCGGTGATAACGGATATGTTTGAGAAGCCTTCTAGCTGGGATATTGAACATATTTCTTTGGCTCAAAAAGCAGACTTATTTTTAATAGCCCCTGCAACAGCAAATATTATTGGTAAAGTGGCCAACGGCATAGCGGACGATATGCTTTCAACCACCATTATGGCTACAAAAGCGCCTGTAGTGTTTGCTCCTGCTATGAATACAGCTATGTATCTCAATAAGATTGTTCAAAAAAATATAAGAACTTTAAAGGAATTAGGATACTATTTCATCAATCCTTCAGAAGGAAGGCTGGCTTGTGGAGATGTAGGAATAGGAAAATTGGCAGATGTTGATGTAATTATTGAAGAAGTTCAGCAAATTCTTAATTCAAGACAGATGGATTATAAAGGAAAAAATCTGATTGTTACAGCGGGACCAACTCGAGAATCCATTGATCCTGTAAGGTATATCAGCAATCATAGTACTGGAAAAATGGGGTATGCCATCGCAGAAGCAGCTATAAAAAGAGGTGCAAATGTGACTTTAATTACCGGGCCAACTCATTTGACACCGCCACCAAGTTGTAATGTTATACATGTTACAACGACAGAGGAAATGTATCATAAAGTACTGGAATACTTTGACTCTTGTGATATTGTAATCAAAGCTGCTGCACCCAGTGATTATAGACCTAAAACAGTGCAGCCTACTAAGATTAAAAAAAGCGATAAAGCAATGACAATTGAATTTGTTTCTAACCCGGATATATTAAAAGAACTTGGCAAGAAAAAGAAACATCAGATTTTAGTAGGATTTGCGGCAGAAAGTGATCATGAGTTGAAATATGGAAAAGAAAAATTAGAAAAAAAGAATCTGGATATGATTTGCATTAATAATATACTCAAAGATCATGTTGGTTTTGGACATGATACCAATCAAATTGAAATTGTAAAAAAATCTGGTGAGCAAAGGATGCTTCCTCTGATGACTAAAATTGAGTTAGCGCATAAAATTTTAGATGAAGTATTGGATTTACAAAAACACCCATAA
- the rpoZ gene encoding DNA-directed RNA polymerase subunit omega, with protein MLYPSYIQLREKIKQNSSDEYKPSRYSIVIAAAKRARQIVDGDKVLVNTKVNKPVSIAVEELYQGKVTIKTKTNQVDLSANIENQNEMVNTNNVIDNDQYSDYEQ; from the coding sequence ATGCTTTACCCATCTTATATCCAGTTAAGGGAAAAAATAAAACAGAACAGTTCTGATGAATATAAACCCAGCCGTTATTCCATCGTTATTGCAGCTGCTAAAAGAGCTCGACAAATTGTTGATGGTGATAAAGTTTTAGTGAATACAAAGGTGAATAAGCCTGTTTCAATTGCTGTTGAAGAATTGTATCAAGGAAAAGTTACTATTAAAACTAAAACGAATCAAGTTGATCTTTCAGCAAATATTGAAAACCAAAACGAAATGGTTAATACTAATAATGTAATTGACAATGACCAATATAGTGATTATGAGCAATAA
- the gmk gene encoding guanylate kinase: MNNNKGIVVIISGPSGSGKGTIVKEMIKYDKYALSISVTTRSPRVGEEDGVHYFFKSKQEFEEMIHKGELIEWAEFCENYYGTPKSYVEKMLREGKDVILEIEVQGALKVKESNPEAVLIFIVPPSLTELKNRLVGRGTEKEEIIEKRLKRALEELDMIEKYDYLVVNDSIKDAAEKIHTIVEAEHLKANRNLDLIEKIKMEGF; this comes from the coding sequence ATGAATAATAATAAGGGGATTGTTGTAATTATTTCTGGGCCTTCAGGATCAGGAAAGGGCACCATTGTAAAAGAAATGATTAAATATGACAAATATGCTTTATCGATCTCAGTAACTACTCGTTCCCCAAGAGTAGGAGAAGAAGATGGCGTTCATTATTTTTTCAAGTCTAAACAGGAATTTGAAGAAATGATACATAAGGGAGAGTTAATTGAGTGGGCAGAATTTTGCGAGAACTACTATGGTACGCCAAAATCTTATGTTGAAAAAATGTTGAGAGAAGGAAAGGATGTAATATTGGAGATCGAAGTGCAGGGGGCTCTAAAAGTAAAGGAATCGAATCCTGAGGCTGTTTTGATTTTTATAGTTCCACCCAGTTTAACTGAATTAAAAAATAGACTCGTGGGTCGTGGTACAGAGAAGGAAGAAATTATTGAAAAGCGTCTTAAAAGAGCTTTGGAAGAATTAGATATGATTGAGAAATATGACTATTTGGTAGTCAATGATTCAATAAAGGATGCAGCAGAAAAGATTCATACTATTGTAGAGGCGGAACATTTGAAAGCAAATAGAAATTTAGATTTAATAGAGAAAATTAAAATGGAGGGATTTTAA
- the remA gene encoding extracellular matrix/biofilm regulator RemA, translated as MGIKLINIGFGNIVSANRLVAIVSPESAPIKRVIQEARDRGMLIDATYGRRTRAVIITDSDHIILSAVQPETVAHRLSFKEQDSLQDEIDE; from the coding sequence ATGGGCATAAAACTGATTAATATTGGGTTTGGAAACATTGTTTCTGCAAATAGGTTAGTAGCTATTGTTAGCCCTGAGTCAGCGCCTATTAAGCGTGTAATACAAGAAGCCAGAGACAGAGGAATGCTTATTGATGCTACATATGGCAGAAGAACCAGGGCAGTAATTATTACAGACAGTGACCATATTATTTTGTCTGCTGTACAACCTGAAACAGTAGCTCATAGATTATCATTTAAAGAACAAGATAGCTTACAAGATGAAATCGATGAATAA
- a CDS encoding YicC/YloC family endoribonuclease, whose translation MIRSMTGYGLGEAVLNGKKFTVEIRSVNHRYSDINIRIPRTMNYLEENVKNFLKDRISRGKIDVFISFESTSGDDYEISLNESLAEAYVKALKKIKENNDVIDDISVSLISKFPDVITINKKEDDKDFLWGLLEKSLIEAFNAFILMREKEGSKLQKDLLEKSLKLEEHLSVIKERSPYLVQEYKIKLEKRLQEILPNHSLDENRIAVEVALFADKCSIDEEIVRLESHISQFRDIITTEDVVGRKLDFLAQEMNREVNTIGSKANDLQITHSVVELKSEIEKIREQIQNLE comes from the coding sequence ATGATTCGTAGTATGACAGGATATGGTTTAGGAGAGGCTGTTTTAAACGGGAAAAAATTTACTGTTGAAATACGTTCGGTTAATCATCGTTACAGTGATATTAATATTCGTATACCTAGAACCATGAATTATTTAGAAGAAAATGTAAAGAATTTTCTAAAGGATAGAATATCCAGAGGAAAAATTGATGTTTTTATTTCTTTTGAAAGTACTTCGGGCGATGATTATGAAATATCGTTAAATGAATCTTTGGCAGAAGCTTACGTTAAAGCTTTAAAGAAAATAAAAGAAAATAATGATGTTATTGACGATATTTCTGTATCTCTGATCTCAAAATTTCCCGATGTAATAACAATAAATAAAAAAGAAGATGATAAGGACTTTTTATGGGGCTTATTAGAAAAGTCCTTAATTGAAGCTTTTAATGCTTTTATTTTAATGCGTGAAAAAGAAGGCAGTAAACTTCAAAAGGATCTTCTGGAAAAAAGCTTAAAATTGGAAGAACACTTATCCGTTATAAAAGAGAGAAGTCCTTATTTGGTACAAGAATATAAAATCAAATTAGAAAAAAGACTTCAGGAAATTCTTCCCAATCATTCTCTGGATGAGAATAGAATTGCAGTAGAAGTTGCGCTATTTGCAGACAAATGTAGTATAGATGAAGAAATTGTTCGTTTAGAAAGTCATATTTCTCAGTTTAGAGATATAATAACTACTGAAGATGTGGTAGGCAGAAAATTAGATTTTCTGGCTCAGGAAATGAATCGTGAGGTTAATACTATAGGGTCTAAAGCCAATGATCTTCAAATTACACATTCAGTTGTGGAGCTAAAAAGTGAAATTGAGAAAATACGGGAACAGATTCAAAATCTTGAATAA